One window of the Thunnus albacares chromosome 3, fThuAlb1.1, whole genome shotgun sequence genome contains the following:
- the LOC122978796 gene encoding lysozyme g-like isoform X1 produces the protein MGYGDIMRVETTGASEKTAQQDRLGYAGVKASHTMAETDKDRMKKYKSIISKVGGKYGIEPALIAAIISRESRAGNVLHDGWGDYDPKRGAYNAWGLMQVDVNPNGGGHTARGGWDSEEHLCQGTEILIYFIERIQKKFPAWSPEQQLKGGIASYNMGDGNVHSYDGVDAKTTGGDYSNDVVARAQWYKKYFF, from the exons ATGG GTTATGGAGACATCATGCGTGTTGAAACTACTGGTGCTTCAGAGAAAACAGCCCAGCAGGACAGGCTGGGATATGCAG GTGTGAAGGCGTCACACACCATGGCAGAGACTGATAAGGACCGAATGAAAAAGTACAAGTCCATCATCAGCAAAGTGGGAGGCAAATATGGAATCGAACCTGCTCTCATTGCTGCCATCATCTCCAGAGAGTCCAGGGCTGGAAATGTGCTGCATGATGGCTGGGGAGACTATGACCCAAAAAGAGGAGCGTATAACGCCTGGGGACTGATGCAG GTTGATGTCAATCCTAACGGAGGTGGACACACTGCACGGGGCGGGTGGGACAGTGAGGAACATCTCTGCCAAGGCACAGAGATCTTGATTTATTTCATTGAACGGATCCAAAAAAAGTTTCCTGCCTGGAGCCCGGAGCAGCAGCTGAAAG GAGGCATAGCATCCTACAATATGGGAGACGGAAACGTCCATTCGTATGATGGAGTGGATGCCAAGACAACAGGTGGAGACTACTCCAATGATGTTGTTGCCAGAGCTCAGTggtacaaaaaatattttttttaa
- the pglyrp2 gene encoding N-acetylmuramoyl-L-alanine amidase encodes MTLFGLLFFVLALSNFFTVYSRPAGGHLRNMDSFIRAVQQVEDSNPGLSPLALVRALRRTAGHDDAMTIHFLGASYNHSDTEVLKTAILNASSFSFFDKAIHHIVTDHGEERGVVLIPDGTTVALAPLLLGIESGLKAKMEATPAVGIFPLTLGRTLGLSFLSLQDFPPSSRLGPNGCWDSVDHPKVFKLSRPATLATDAVINGGMDGAILGMDLSSLPASEQPQALSVILKGYYSFILHEGQGLDAVSSHVSPRRREISKSMLERLDLHSQVMETLELVWKLEKTEWISLDTGVRKAVKDGMQAFIHKYWDCPQIIPRCQWGAKAYKGTPIPLSLPLQFLYVHHTYEPSSPCLSFPNCSRNMRAMQRFHQEDRSWNDIGYNFVVGSDGYVYEGRGWNLHGIHTRGHNARGYGVSIIGNYTATLPSRHAMDLLRHQLVRCAVDGGRLVANFTIHGHRQMVNYTACPGDAFFSEIRKWEHFKETVSPKTEE; translated from the exons ATGACTTTATTtggacttttgttttttgttctggcTTTATCAAACTTCTTTACCGTCTATAGCAGGCCGGCGG GTGGCCATCTGCGTAACATGGACAGCTTCATCCGTGCTGTGCAGCAGGTTGAAGACTCCAACCCCGGTCTGTCCCCCCTGGCTCTAGTCAGGGCCCTGCGGAGGACTGCCGGCCACGACGATGCAATGACCATCCACTTCCTGGGTGCTTCATATAATCACAGTGATACTGAGGTCCTCAAGACAGCCATCCTCAACGCCTCATCCTTCAGCTTTTTTGACAAGGCCATCCACCACATTGTGACAGATCACGGAGAGGAACGAGGGGTGGTTCTCATTCCAGATGGCACCACAGTCGCCCTTGCACCCTTGCTGCTAGGAATCGAATCAGGACTGAAAGCTAAGATGGAGGCGACGCCAGCTGTCGGGATCTTCCCTCTCACCTTAGGCAGGACCCTGGGCCTGTCCTTCCTCAGCCTCCAGGACTTCCCACCATCTAGTCGCCTAGGGCCTAACGGGTGCTGGGACAGCGTGGACCACCCTAAGGTGTTCAAGCTGTCTAGGCCTGCCACTCTGGCCACTGACGCTGTTATTAATGGGGGCATGGATGGAGCTATACTGGGCATGGACCTCAGCAGTCTACCTGCATCTGAACAGCCGCAGGCCCTCAGCGTCATTTTGAAGGGATACTATAGTTTTATTCTGCATGAGGGGCAGGGTCTCGATGCTGTGTCCAGCCATGTTAGCCCGAGGCGGAGGGAGATCTCCAAATCCATGCTGGAGCGCCTTGATCTTCACAGCCAGGTGATGGAGACACTAGAGTTGGTCTGGAAGTTGGAGAAGACAGAATGGATCAGTCTGGATACGGGAGTGAGGAAGGCGGTGAAGGATGGAATGCAGGCATTTATACACAAATACTGGG ACTGCCCTCAAATTATTCCTCGCTGTCAGTGGGGGGCAAAGGCCTACAAGGGTACACCTATCCCACTGTCTCTACCCCTTCAATTTCTCTACGTTCACCACACCTATGAGCCGTCCTCGCCCTGTTTGTCCTTCCCAAACTGCTCTCGCAACATGAGAGCCATGCAGCGTTTCCACCAGGAAGACCGCAGCTGGAACGACATAGGATACAA CTTTGTGGTTGGCTCTGACGGCTACGTTTATGAAGGCAGAGGTTGGAACCTCCACGGCATACACACCAGGGGACACAATGCCAGGGGGTACGGCGTGTCAATCATTGGTAACTACACCGCCACTCTGCCGTCTCGCCATGCCATGGACCTGTTGCGCCATCAACTAGTCCGCTGTGCAGTAGATGGAGGAAGACTGGTTGCCAACTTCACAATCCATGGCCACAGACAGATGGTGAACTACACTGCCTGCCCTGGAGACGCCTTCTTTTCAGAAATAAGAAAGTGGGAGCACTTCAAG GAAACCGTCTCTCCAAAAACAGAAGAATGA
- the LOC122978795 gene encoding zinc finger protein Gfi-1b-like — MPRSFLVKRGGLHHLRPAEGSPDPGSTTLYPPAAKHTGNEDLQPFNPKSYVCRSAEPCSPVNPNTLSPFEKAGSPTPAQWSKPHVSSGYPDKLSMGLEDLTQHPQVLRETKSSKISTLRQECPLCSKLFSCMSSLKTHIKSHASRAPLSPTHIKSSRRGTEQSTCRGKERTFGCSVCGKVFKRSSTLSTHLLIHSDTRPYPCQYCGKRFHQKSDMKKHTFIHTGEKPHVCQICGKAFSQSSNLITHSRKHKDDRPYRCPHCFNSFQHKVDLRQHQERHCTYR; from the exons ATGCCTCGTTCTTTCTTGGTGAAGCGAGGAGGGCTACACCACCTTCGGCCTGCAGAGGGAAGCCCTGACCCTGGATCAACCACG ctctatccTCCTGCTGCCAAACACACTGGAAACGAGGACCTTCAGCCATTCAATCCCAAATCTTACG TCTGTAGATCTGCTGAGCCCTGCAGTCCTGTCAACCCAAATACTCTAAGTCCCTTTGAAAAAGCCGGATCTCCCACACCAGCACAATGGTCCAAACCTCATGTGAGCTCAGGATATCCAGACAAACTGTCAATGGGACTGGAAGACTTGACACAGCACCCTCAGGTCCTCAGGGAGACCAAAAGCTCAAAGATCAGCACTCTGAGGCAAGAGTGTCCACTCTGTAGCAAA CTATTTTCATGTATGTCAAGTTTAAAGACACACATCAAGAGTCATGCAAGCAGGGCACCACTGTCACCAACACACATCAAGTCCAGCAGGAGAGGTACTGAGCAGTCAACATGCAGGGGCAAG GAGAGGACGTTTGGATGTTCTGTGTGCGGAAAAGTGTTCAAGCGCTCCTCCACGCTCTCCACTCATCTGCTTATACATTCAGACACCCGGCCGTATCCCTGCCAGTACTGCGGCAAAAGGTTCCACCAGAAGTCTGACATGAAGAAACACACCTTCATACACACCG GGGAAAAACCCCACGTGTGTCAGATATGTGGGAAGGCGTTCAGCCAGAGTTCCAACCTCATCACCCACAGCCGTAAACACAAGGACGACCGGCCCTACCGCTGCCCTCACTGCTTCAACAGCTTCCAGCACAAAGTGGACCTGCGGCAGCACCAGGAGCGCCACTGCACCTACCGCTGA
- the LOC122978797 gene encoding lysozyme g-like: MGYGDIMRVETTGASEKTARKDKLDYTGVKASHTMAETDKDRMKKYKSIISTVGDKYGIDPAVIAGIISRESRAGNVLHDGWGDYDPKRGAYNAWGLMQVDVNPNGGGHTARGGWDSEEHLCQGTEILIYFIERIQKKFPAWSPEQQLKGGIASYNMGDKNVRTIERMDVGSSGGDYSSDVVARAQWYKSNFF, encoded by the exons atgg GTTATGGAGACATCATGCGTGTTGAAACTACTGGTGCTTCAGAGAAAACAGCCCGGAAGGACAAGCTGGATTACACAG GTGTGAAGGCGTCACACACCATGGCAGAGACTGATAAGGACCGAATGAAGAAGTACAAGTCCATCATCAGTACAGTGGGAGACAAATATGGAATCGATCCTGCTGTTATTGCTGGCATCATCTCCAGAGAGTCCAGGGCTGGAAATGTGCTGCATGATGGCTGGGGAGACTATGACCCAAAAAGAGGAGCGTATAACGCCTGGGGACTGATGCAG GTTGATGTCAATCCTAACGGAGGTGGACACACTGCACGGGGCGGGTGGGACAGTGAGGAACATCTCTGCCAAGGCACAGAGATCTTGATTTATTTCATTGAACGGATCCAAAAAAAGTTTCCTGCCTGGAGCCCGGAGCAGCAGCTGAAAG GAGGGATAGCATCCTACAATATGGGAGACAAAAACGTCCGTACCATTGAAAGAATGGATGTCGGCTCATCAGGTGGAGACTACTCCAGTGATGTTGTTGCCAGAGCTCAGTGGTacaaaagcaattttttttaa
- the LOC122978796 gene encoding lysozyme g-like isoform X2 — protein sequence MRVETTGASEKTAQQDRLGYAGVKASHTMAETDKDRMKKYKSIISKVGGKYGIEPALIAAIISRESRAGNVLHDGWGDYDPKRGAYNAWGLMQVDVNPNGGGHTARGGWDSEEHLCQGTEILIYFIERIQKKFPAWSPEQQLKGGIASYNMGDGNVHSYDGVDAKTTGGDYSNDVVARAQWYKKYFF from the exons ATGCGTGTTGAAACTACTGGTGCTTCAGAGAAAACAGCCCAGCAGGACAGGCTGGGATATGCAG GTGTGAAGGCGTCACACACCATGGCAGAGACTGATAAGGACCGAATGAAAAAGTACAAGTCCATCATCAGCAAAGTGGGAGGCAAATATGGAATCGAACCTGCTCTCATTGCTGCCATCATCTCCAGAGAGTCCAGGGCTGGAAATGTGCTGCATGATGGCTGGGGAGACTATGACCCAAAAAGAGGAGCGTATAACGCCTGGGGACTGATGCAG GTTGATGTCAATCCTAACGGAGGTGGACACACTGCACGGGGCGGGTGGGACAGTGAGGAACATCTCTGCCAAGGCACAGAGATCTTGATTTATTTCATTGAACGGATCCAAAAAAAGTTTCCTGCCTGGAGCCCGGAGCAGCAGCTGAAAG GAGGCATAGCATCCTACAATATGGGAGACGGAAACGTCCATTCGTATGATGGAGTGGATGCCAAGACAACAGGTGGAGACTACTCCAATGATGTTGTTGCCAGAGCTCAGTggtacaaaaaatattttttttaa